In the Candidatus Rhodoblastus alkanivorans genome, one interval contains:
- a CDS encoding strawberry notch family protein yields MNDLSPIAADQAAVISSACASDAALATIAAAEQLLPHLERGQRVDATILRAAMEAAFGASDASGAWDWKTAYDSCEAATVLFLRKYGKVLFRKADSPVLRLSALAKISGLLPTHTRRSTESETFQQFSTPTPLGLAALTAAAIGPADRVLEPSAGTGLLAILAEIVGGALVLNELAETRADLLSSLFPAVAVTRFDAAQIDDHLDPAVVPSVVLMNPPFSAMANVTGRMADTAYRHIASALARLADGGRLVAITGANFSPDAPVWRDTFIRLQERGRIVFTAAIDGAVYAKHGTSIDTRLIVLDKAPADDPSALPASRGMAPDVATLLSWIAEQIPARLTPAPSLAIPVSAAASRTVRSYLARVAAAQPAKPSVADPEAVDLAYETIDWTPPEGARLSDAIYEEYRLQSIRIPGAQAHPTKLVQSAAMSSVAPPKPSYRPRLPISLVSEAVLSDAQLETVIYAGEAHGDYLAGAWTVDETFDLVTAARDDAPNAVRFRRGFMLGDGTGAGKGRQSAGIILDNWLKGRRKAVWISKSDKLLEDAQRDWSALGMERLLITPLSRFPQGKPIRLAEGILFLTYATLRYDDRGEKLSRVRQIVEWLGSDFDGVIIFDESHAMQNAGGGKGERGDVAPSQQGRAGLRLQHALPDARVVYVSATGATTVHNLAYAQRLGLWGGEDFPFATRAEFVEAIEDGGVAAMEVLARDLRSLGLYTARSLSYDGVEYELVEHSLTDEQRRIYDAYAGAFAIIHNHLDAAMQAANITGETGTLNRQAKSAARSAFESAKQRFFGHLLTSMKTPTLIRSIDQDLADGNAAVIQIVSTGEALMERRLAEISTEEWSDVRVDITPREYVLDYLAHSFPVQLYEPFTDSEGNLSSRPVFRDGQPVESREAVARRNELIERLASLPPVPGALDQIVQRFGTDLVAEVTGRSRRVVRKGDRLVVENRAASANLAETAAFMDDLKRILVFSEAGGTGRSYHAELSARNRRLRVHYLLEPGWKADAAIQGLGRTNRTNQAQPPLFRPIATDVKAEKRFLSTIARRLDTLGAITRGQRQTGGQGLFRPEDNLESHYARDALRQLYLLLVRGKIEDCSLQMFEDATGLKLMDTGGIKDELPPITTFLNRLLALTIDLQGVLFTAFEQLLNAKIEGAIASGVYDVGLETLRAESFVVTDRRAIYTHPATGAETRLLTITERRRNHPVTLDDALDHLADPRAILLINERSGRAAVQVPAPSLMLDDGEIERRVRLIRPMEHHHASLKMMDESHWQAADREAFAAAWTREVSEVPEFADSTIHIVAGLLLPIWKRLPNESTRVYRLQTDAGERIIGRRVSPAWAANASLTGAITMTPDAAFAALIEGRTVLDLADGLQLHRVRVMGAHRIELSGFADTMRARLRAYGLFSEIISWKLRMFVPTDATGAGVLTKVLDHYPVERIGEREAA; encoded by the coding sequence ATGAACGACCTGTCCCCGATCGCGGCCGACCAGGCCGCGGTGATCTCGTCCGCCTGCGCTTCCGACGCTGCGCTCGCCACCATCGCTGCTGCAGAGCAGCTTCTCCCGCATCTCGAACGTGGCCAGCGCGTCGACGCCACGATCCTGCGCGCCGCCATGGAAGCGGCCTTCGGCGCATCCGACGCCTCGGGCGCCTGGGACTGGAAGACGGCCTATGACTCCTGCGAGGCGGCGACCGTCCTCTTCCTGCGCAAATACGGAAAGGTGCTGTTCCGCAAAGCCGACTCTCCGGTTTTGCGCCTTTCCGCCCTGGCCAAGATCTCCGGCCTTCTTCCCACCCACACCCGCCGCTCCACCGAAAGCGAGACTTTCCAGCAGTTCTCGACCCCGACTCCGCTCGGCCTGGCAGCGCTGACCGCGGCTGCCATTGGCCCCGCAGATCGCGTTCTTGAGCCGTCGGCCGGCACCGGGCTCCTCGCCATCTTGGCCGAGATCGTCGGCGGGGCGCTCGTGTTGAACGAGCTGGCCGAGACCCGAGCCGATCTCCTTTCCTCCCTCTTTCCGGCGGTCGCCGTCACGCGCTTCGACGCCGCCCAGATCGACGATCACCTCGATCCGGCCGTCGTCCCGAGCGTCGTGCTGATGAACCCGCCGTTCTCGGCGATGGCCAATGTGACTGGCCGTATGGCCGACACCGCCTATCGCCACATCGCTTCGGCGCTCGCGCGTCTCGCCGATGGCGGGCGGTTGGTGGCGATCACCGGCGCGAATTTTTCTCCCGACGCTCCGGTTTGGCGCGACACCTTCATCCGCTTGCAGGAGCGCGGCCGCATCGTCTTCACCGCCGCGATCGATGGGGCGGTCTATGCCAAGCACGGCACGAGCATCGACACGCGGCTGATCGTCCTCGACAAGGCGCCGGCTGACGACCCGTCCGCCTTGCCGGCGTCACGGGGCATGGCCCCCGACGTCGCCACGTTGCTGAGCTGGATCGCCGAGCAAATTCCGGCGCGTCTGACGCCCGCGCCAAGCCTCGCCATCCCCGTGTCAGCCGCCGCGTCGCGGACGGTGCGCAGCTATCTCGCCCGTGTTGCTGCGGCGCAACCGGCCAAGCCGTCTGTCGCCGACCCCGAGGCGGTCGATCTCGCCTATGAGACAATCGACTGGACGCCGCCAGAGGGCGCGCGTCTCAGCGACGCGATCTATGAGGAATACCGGCTCCAATCGATCCGGATTCCCGGAGCCCAGGCCCATCCCACCAAGCTGGTGCAATCCGCCGCGATGTCCTCGGTCGCACCGCCGAAGCCGAGCTACCGGCCGCGCCTCCCAATCAGTCTCGTCAGCGAGGCCGTCCTGTCTGACGCCCAGCTCGAGACCGTGATCTATGCTGGTGAAGCGCATGGCGACTATCTCGCAGGCGCCTGGACGGTGGACGAGACCTTCGATCTCGTCACCGCCGCGCGCGACGATGCGCCGAACGCCGTCCGCTTTCGCCGGGGCTTCATGCTGGGTGACGGCACCGGCGCCGGGAAAGGCCGCCAGTCGGCCGGCATCATCCTGGACAACTGGCTGAAGGGGCGCCGCAAGGCGGTCTGGATCTCCAAGTCCGACAAGCTGCTCGAGGACGCGCAACGCGACTGGTCGGCGCTCGGCATGGAGCGCCTGCTCATCACGCCACTCTCGCGCTTCCCCCAAGGCAAGCCGATCCGGCTCGCCGAAGGCATCCTATTTTTAACCTACGCTACGCTGCGGTACGACGACCGCGGCGAGAAGCTTTCGCGCGTCCGCCAGATCGTTGAATGGTTAGGCTCCGACTTCGACGGAGTGATCATTTTCGACGAGAGCCATGCCATGCAGAACGCCGGTGGCGGCAAGGGCGAACGCGGCGATGTCGCGCCCTCCCAGCAGGGCCGCGCGGGCTTGCGCTTGCAGCACGCGCTGCCGGACGCGCGCGTGGTCTATGTCTCGGCCACCGGCGCGACCACCGTCCACAATCTCGCCTATGCCCAGCGGCTCGGCCTCTGGGGCGGCGAGGATTTCCCCTTCGCCACCCGCGCGGAGTTCGTGGAGGCGATCGAGGATGGCGGTGTCGCCGCCATGGAAGTGCTCGCCCGCGATCTGCGTTCGCTCGGTCTCTACACGGCCCGCTCGCTCTCCTATGACGGCGTCGAATACGAGCTGGTCGAGCACTCGCTCACCGATGAGCAGCGCCGCATCTACGACGCCTATGCCGGCGCGTTCGCCATCATCCACAACCATCTCGACGCCGCGATGCAGGCCGCCAACATCACCGGCGAGACCGGCACGTTGAACCGGCAGGCGAAGTCGGCGGCCCGCTCGGCTTTCGAGAGCGCCAAGCAGCGCTTCTTCGGCCACCTGCTGACTTCGATGAAGACGCCGACGCTGATCCGTTCGATCGATCAGGATCTGGCGGACGGCAACGCCGCCGTCATCCAGATCGTCTCGACCGGCGAGGCGCTGATGGAACGCAGGCTCGCCGAGATCTCGACCGAGGAATGGAGCGACGTTCGCGTCGATATCACGCCGCGCGAGTACGTTCTCGACTACCTGGCCCACTCCTTCCCGGTGCAGCTCTACGAGCCGTTCACCGACAGTGAGGGCAATCTTTCCTCCCGGCCCGTATTCCGCGACGGCCAGCCGGTCGAGAGCCGCGAGGCCGTCGCCCGTCGTAACGAGCTGATCGAGCGGCTTGCTTCGCTGCCGCCAGTGCCCGGCGCGCTCGACCAGATCGTCCAGCGCTTCGGCACGGACCTCGTGGCCGAAGTGACCGGACGCTCGCGCCGCGTGGTGCGCAAGGGCGACCGCCTCGTCGTCGAGAACCGCGCCGCCTCCGCCAATCTCGCCGAGACCGCCGCCTTCATGGACGACCTGAAGCGCATACTCGTCTTCTCGGAGGCGGGCGGGACGGGCCGGAGTTACCACGCCGAGCTGTCGGCGCGGAACCGCCGCCTGCGCGTCCACTATCTGCTCGAACCCGGCTGGAAGGCCGACGCCGCGATCCAGGGCCTCGGGCGGACGAACCGCACCAACCAGGCGCAGCCGCCGCTTTTCCGACCGATCGCCACCGACGTGAAGGCCGAGAAGCGCTTCCTCTCGACCATCGCCCGTCGCTTGGACACGCTGGGCGCCATCACCCGCGGTCAGCGCCAGACCGGCGGACAGGGATTGTTCAGGCCCGAGGACAATCTGGAATCCCACTATGCCCGCGACGCGCTGCGCCAGCTCTATCTGCTGCTTGTGCGCGGCAAGATCGAAGACTGCTCGCTCCAGATGTTCGAGGACGCCACCGGCCTCAAGCTCATGGACACAGGCGGCATCAAGGACGAGCTGCCGCCGATCACGACCTTTCTCAACCGCCTGCTGGCGCTCACCATCGACCTTCAGGGCGTGCTGTTCACGGCGTTCGAGCAGTTGTTGAACGCCAAGATCGAGGGCGCCATCGCCAGCGGCGTCTATGACGTCGGCCTGGAGACGCTGCGGGCCGAGAGCTTCGTCGTCACCGATCGCCGCGCGATCTACACCCATCCCGCGACGGGCGCGGAAACCCGGCTGCTCACGATCACCGAGCGCCGGCGCAATCATCCGGTGACGCTGGACGACGCGCTCGATCACCTCGCCGATCCCCGCGCCATCCTGCTGATCAACGAGCGCTCGGGCCGGGCCGCCGTGCAAGTCCCGGCGCCGAGCCTGATGCTGGACGATGGCGAGATCGAACGCCGCGTTCGGCTGATCCGGCCGATGGAACACCATCACGCCTCGCTCAAGATGATGGACGAGAGCCATTGGCAGGCGGCCGACCGCGAGGCGTTCGCGGCGGCATGGACTCGCGAAGTGTCGGAGGTCCCCGAGTTTGCCGACAGCACGATCCACATCGTCGCCGGCTTGCTGTTGCCGATCTGGAAGCGCCTGCCGAACGAGTCGACCCGCGTCTATCGGCTACAGACCGACGCAGGCGAACGCATCATCGGCCGCAGGGTCTCGCCGGCCTGGGCAGCGAACGCCTCGCTGACCGGGGCGATCACCATGACGCCGGATGCGGCCTTCGCGGCGCTGATCGAGGGACGCACCGTCCTCGACCTCGCCGACGGCTTGCAGCTCCATCGGGTGCGCGTCATGGGCGCTCACCGCATTGAGCTGTCAGGCTTCGCCGACACCATGCGCGCTCGCCTGCGCGCCTACGGCCTCTTCAGCGAGATCATCTCCTGGAAGCTGCGCATGTTCGTGCCGACGGATGCGACCGGCGCTGGCGTGTTGACGAAGGTGCTCGACCACTATCCGGTCGAGCGCATCGGCGAGCGGGAAGCCGCGTGA
- a CDS encoding DUF7146 domain-containing protein: protein MARHDASELAHRLARDAEAVCRHYLSAGRREGRYWLVGDVRNTPGRSMFVRLKESVKGPAGKWTDAATGEHGDLLDVIRESCGLVDFKDVADEARSFLSLPHLEPEPDRPRAHKPSSQTGSPEAARRLFAMSLPMSRTLVETYLRNRGITALHGTGSLRFHPRCYYRPDDHSPTETWPAMIASVTDLAGYLTGAHRTWLDPGGFSEATLGKAPIDTPRRAIGDLLGHAVRFGVAGEVMAAGEGIETMLSLRCVLPAMPMVAALSAAHLSAILFPDTLRRLYIARDDDPAGDGAMATLIERAQAAGIEAIVISPRLGDFNEDLRLLGIDTLRAASRMQIAVQDVARFMDLAA from the coding sequence ATGGCCCGCCACGACGCCTCCGAACTGGCACACCGCCTCGCGCGCGACGCCGAGGCGGTGTGCCGCCACTACCTATCCGCTGGACGCCGGGAGGGCCGCTACTGGCTGGTGGGTGATGTCCGCAATACGCCGGGCCGTTCGATGTTCGTGAGGCTCAAGGAATCAGTGAAAGGGCCGGCCGGCAAATGGACCGACGCCGCCACCGGCGAACATGGCGACCTGCTCGACGTCATCCGCGAAAGCTGCGGCCTGGTCGACTTCAAGGACGTCGCCGATGAGGCGCGTTCGTTTCTCAGCCTGCCGCATCTCGAACCGGAGCCGGATCGTCCGCGCGCGCACAAGCCCAGTTCTCAGACCGGATCGCCGGAAGCGGCACGTCGACTGTTCGCCATGTCGCTGCCGATGTCTCGTACTCTCGTAGAAACGTATCTCCGCAATCGCGGCATTACGGCTTTGCACGGAACCGGAAGCCTGCGCTTCCACCCGCGCTGCTACTATCGGCCTGACGACCATAGCCCCACCGAGACCTGGCCGGCGATGATCGCCTCCGTCACCGATCTCGCGGGCTATCTAACCGGGGCGCATCGCACCTGGCTCGATCCGGGCGGCTTCTCCGAGGCGACGCTCGGCAAGGCGCCGATCGACACCCCGAGGCGGGCGATCGGCGACTTGCTTGGTCACGCCGTTCGATTTGGCGTGGCGGGCGAGGTTATGGCGGCCGGCGAGGGCATCGAGACGATGCTGTCGCTCAGGTGCGTGCTACCCGCCATGCCAATGGTCGCAGCCCTCTCGGCGGCGCATCTCTCGGCCATCCTGTTCCCGGACACATTGCGCCGGCTTTACATCGCCCGCGACGACGATCCTGCCGGTGACGGCGCGATGGCGACGTTGATCGAACGCGCGCAGGCGGCCGGGATCGAGGCGATCGTGATCTCGCCGCGGCTCGGCGACTTCAACGAGGATCTCCGCTTGCTCGGGATCGACACGCTTCGGGCGGCAAGCCGCATGCAGATCGCCGTGCAGGATGTCGCCCGCTTCATGGATCTAGCGGCATAG